A genomic stretch from Desulfotignum balticum DSM 7044 includes:
- a CDS encoding 1,4-dihydroxy-6-naphthoate synthase, producing MMQKHTRYRLAYSSCPNDTFIFKAIAGRLIDLKEWDFHICMEDVEALNQAAVQRIHDITKLSFAALGNLLDRYALLRSGAALGRGCGPLVVSRPGRSLADVSGKKPTVAIPGMGTTAYHLFRFFMADRFPGVDVTVQPMSFEKIMPAVVDDTADFGLIIHEGRFVYPSLGLEQIADLGQWWEDKTELPIPLGCMAVRRDMDPETACRIQALIRKSIDHAFAHPDLGAEYIRRHAQEMDDTVIRQHIDLYVNDYSKDLGETGEQAVTAFFSYARKTGMIPDTDLPLFAC from the coding sequence ATGATGCAAAAACACACCCGTTACCGCCTGGCCTATTCCAGTTGCCCCAATGACACGTTTATCTTCAAGGCCATTGCCGGACGGTTGATCGACCTGAAAGAATGGGATTTTCATATCTGCATGGAGGATGTGGAAGCATTGAACCAGGCGGCCGTGCAGCGGATCCATGACATCACCAAACTGTCGTTCGCCGCTTTGGGAAATCTGCTGGACCGGTATGCTCTTTTGCGAAGCGGCGCGGCCCTGGGCAGGGGATGCGGTCCCCTGGTGGTATCCCGGCCCGGCCGCTCTCTGGCGGATGTTTCCGGCAAAAAACCGACCGTGGCAATTCCGGGCATGGGAACCACGGCATATCATCTGTTCCGGTTTTTCATGGCAGACCGGTTTCCGGGCGTTGATGTCACCGTTCAACCCATGTCCTTTGAGAAAATCATGCCCGCAGTCGTGGACGACACGGCTGATTTCGGCCTGATCATTCACGAAGGCCGGTTTGTGTACCCGTCTTTGGGACTGGAACAAATCGCGGATCTGGGACAGTGGTGGGAAGACAAGACGGAACTGCCCATCCCTTTGGGGTGTATGGCCGTGCGCCGGGACATGGACCCGGAAACCGCCTGTCGCATCCAGGCCCTGATCCGCAAAAGCATTGACCATGCCTTTGCCCACCCGGACTTAGGCGCGGAATATATCCGCCGGCATGCCCAGGAAATGGATGACACCGTGATCCGACAGCACATTGACCTGTATGTCAATGATTATTCAAAAGACCTGGGAGAAACCGGGGAACAGGCCGTGACCGCATTTTTTTCCTATGCCCGGAAAACCGGGATGATTCCGGATACGGATCTTCCCCTGTTTGCCTGCTGA